The Larimichthys crocea isolate SSNF chromosome XI, L_crocea_2.0, whole genome shotgun sequence genome has a segment encoding these proteins:
- the LOC104925660 gene encoding tripartite motif-containing protein 35 yields the protein MATSQSDVDCTCPVCCDIFKDPVVLLCGHSFCKHCLQEWWRQSRSKTCPVCKEIFPMAQPPRNLALRNLSDNLRREKSQKENSGSKEVCSVHDEKLKLFCEEDQQLICVICRDSQKHKKHNCVPINEAAESHRAEIKIKLMHLKSKLGSFKTEKLNRDKMAGHIQLQAQKTEKTITEEFEKLFQFLRAEKAARIDAVKKEAARKSEAMNIVILNLTAEISSLTQKIKTIEKDIKADISFMQNVKSTMERSQCNLPNPETPSGLLIDEAKHVGNLLFNVWSKMKNLIQYIPITLDPNTCGSDLVISEQLTRSTSRNSAPKHRILETVRNTSILATKGISLGKCSWDVEVDGFGAVGVATKTKNQICENIWSIYVCPCYTCLGERTPESYMDIEWKASCPEKLRVGLDYDKGMLSFFDLEKKILVHTIKCAFTETVFPYFCDNTKLLPAELSVGIKLLR from the exons ATGGCTACATCACAGTCTGACGTGGATTGTACATGCCCTGTGTGCTGTGATATATTTAAGGATCCTGTTGTCTTGCTGTGCGGTCACAGCTTCTGTAAGCACTGTCTTCAGGAGTGGTGGAGACAGAGTAGATCCAAGACATGCCCAGTCTGCAAGGAAATATTTCCAATGGCTCAGCCCCCACGCAATCTGGCTCTGAGAAACCTGTCTGACAActtgagaagagaaaagagtcaGAAAGAAAACTCAGGATCTAAAGAAGTGTGCAGTGTGCACGATGAGAAACTCAAGCTCTTCTGTGAGGAAGATCAACAGCTCATCTGTGTGATATGTAGGgattcacaaaaacataaaaaacataactgTGTACCAATCAATGAAGCAGCAGAATCGCATAGG GCTGAAATCAAGATCAAGCTGATGCACTTAAAAAGCAAACTCGGGtcattcaaaacagaaaaactgaacCGTGATAAAATGGCCGGTCACATCCAG CTCCAGGCTCAGAAGACGGAGAAGACAATCACAGAGGAGTTTGAGAAGCTTTTCCAGTTCCTGCGAGCGGAAAAGGCTGCTAGGATTGATGCCGTGAAGAAAGAGGCGGCGCGCAAGAGTGAAGCAATGAACATCGTGATTCTTAATTTGACTGCAGAGATCTCCTCACTCACACAAAAAATCAAAACCATAGAGAAGGACATAAAGGCTGACATCTCATTTATGCAG AATGTCAAATCCACCATGGAGCG ATCTCAGTGCAACTTACCAAATCCAGAGACTCCATCTGGACTCCTGATTGATGAGGCCAAACATGTTGGGAATCTGCTGTTCAATGTCTGGAGCAAGATGAAGAATCTAATCCAATACA tTCCTATAACTCTAGACCCCAACACTTGCGGCTCAGACTTGGTTATATCAGAACAGCTGACCCGTTCTACAAGCCGCAACAGTGCACCAAAACATCGAATTCTAGAGACGGTACGCAACACAAGCATTCTTGCCACTAAAGGCATTAGTTTGGGAAAATGCAGCTGGGATGTGGAAGTGGACGGTTTCGGGGCTGTTGGTGTGGCTACTAAAACTAAGAATCAAATCTGTGAAAACATCTGGAGCATCTACGTATGTCCTTGCTATACGTGTCTGGGTGAACGTACTCCAGAGAGTTATATGGATATTGAATGGAAAGCGTCATGTCCCGAAAAGCTCAGAGTGGGGCTTGATTATGACAAAGGAATGCTATCATTTTTTGATCTTGAGAAGAAAATACTTGTACACACCATCAAGTGTGCTTTCACAGAAACAGTCTTTCCGTATTTTTGTGACAATACAAAACTCCTTCCAGCTGAATTGTCAGTGGGGATAAAACTGCTCAGATAA